A genomic stretch from Frigoribacterium sp. PvP032 includes:
- a CDS encoding TetR/AcrR family transcriptional regulator, with amino-acid sequence MPRPRDDDARRLQLSEAVFTTLAELGPSGLTLRAVAERAGCTTGLVLHTFRDKQALLLHARDVLHERSRLRAERLEAEAEAEAATDAEFDRAAAVRAVRAVASASLPTDPDGLAEARVWVGFVAAALSDPVLAGRHSAANRSFVARLSRLLEATRGPADTDVDRDAGTGDPDGAVDATARASALVAAIEGIATLTAGDPAAWPAERQHAALAVTLTAVLAPA; translated from the coding sequence GTGCCCCGCCCCCGCGACGACGACGCCCGACGCCTCCAGCTCTCGGAGGCCGTCTTCACGACCCTGGCCGAGCTCGGGCCGAGCGGCCTCACGCTGCGCGCCGTCGCCGAGCGGGCGGGCTGCACGACGGGTCTCGTGCTGCACACGTTCCGTGACAAGCAGGCGCTGCTGCTGCACGCGCGCGACGTGCTGCACGAGCGGTCGAGGCTCCGTGCCGAGCGACTCGAGGCCGAGGCGGAGGCCGAGGCAGCGACCGACGCCGAGTTCGACCGCGCGGCGGCCGTGCGTGCTGTGCGTGCCGTGGCGAGCGCCTCCCTGCCGACCGACCCCGACGGCCTCGCCGAGGCCCGTGTCTGGGTGGGCTTCGTCGCCGCGGCCCTGAGCGACCCCGTGCTCGCGGGACGCCACTCCGCGGCCAACCGGTCGTTCGTCGCCCGTCTCTCGCGCCTCCTCGAGGCGACACGAGGCCCGGCCGACACCGACGTCGACCGCGACGCAGGCACCGGCGACCCCGACGGAGCCGTGGACGCGACCGCACGGGCGTCGGCCCTGGTCGCCGCGATCGAGGGCATCGCGACCCTCACCGCCGGAGACCCCGCCGCCTGGCCGGCCGAGCGACAGCACGCGGCCCTCGCCGTCACGCTGACGGCCGTGCTCGCCCCCGCCTGA
- a CDS encoding GNAT family N-acetyltransferase, with protein sequence MTWQIEVVPYDHPEADVLRKAQRRELDERYGSDDHEPGTPPSSADVPVFVLARTASGEAVACGGLRPLPDDVAGPGSVEIKRMFVDPSARGSGVAVSVLRALEEEARGLGALRIVLETGTMQPDAIRFYAREGYGEVPLFGAYVGSAESVCFAREL encoded by the coding sequence ATGACCTGGCAGATCGAGGTCGTCCCCTACGACCACCCCGAGGCCGACGTGCTGCGCAAGGCCCAGCGCCGCGAGCTCGACGAGCGCTACGGCAGCGACGACCACGAACCGGGGACGCCGCCCAGCAGCGCGGACGTGCCCGTCTTCGTCCTCGCGCGCACCGCCTCCGGGGAAGCAGTCGCGTGCGGAGGGCTGCGACCGCTGCCCGACGACGTCGCCGGGCCGGGGTCGGTCGAGATCAAGCGCATGTTCGTCGATCCCTCGGCCCGCGGCTCGGGAGTGGCCGTCTCGGTGCTCCGGGCCCTCGAGGAGGAGGCGCGCGGCCTGGGCGCGCTGCGCATCGTCCTCGAGACGGGCACGATGCAGCCCGACGCGATCCGCTTCTACGCCCGCGAGGGGTACGGCGAGGTGCCGCTGTTCGGGGCGTACGTCGGCAGCGCCGAGTCGGTCTGCTTCGCCCGCGAGCTGTAG
- a CDS encoding HAMP domain-containing sensor histidine kinase — translation MRHDPARQDGPRLRTGSLRARTVVAVLVLLALLLAGLAVAVEATLGQRLRAQVEDRLRDRASAAAALVGTVDGDDLADRLSAQGLSVVIRDADGGAIVAGPSPDELREGPPALGDGLPAGPGRGAGGAGSDTPAGDATAGPAAPGQEPTGTSSDPAAAAETVTVTASTVTADDEVTTLVSELSDGSTITLTADSSSVGQTLTQLRWVMLGASGVFLVVAAAGLVLVVRATLRPLDRMTAVARSIAHGDRGRRLRPANGSTEIGRVAGAFDEMLDGVEGAERAALEAERTALQAERTALEAEQRVRAFVSDAAHELRTPVAGMRAAADTLVRSSADVGPDERERLAVHVVREAARASRLIDDMLLMARVDRGLELDVAPVDVEALVASVVEGQRLRRPGLELRVEVRGAGAGAGAGAGGGGARAGAGSGEGPLVVPGDAGRLAQVLGNLVDNAARATHGTGTVVLTVDGSAPEGVAVLVADDGPGVPEADRERVFDRLVRLDEARQTGDGGAGLGLPIARGIAQAHGGDLVCEALPVGAGGVGAAGAVFRLTLPR, via the coding sequence ATGCGACACGACCCAGCGCGACAGGACGGGCCTCGCCTCCGCACCGGGTCGCTCCGCGCGCGCACCGTCGTCGCCGTGCTCGTGCTGCTCGCCCTGCTGCTCGCGGGGCTGGCCGTCGCGGTCGAGGCGACGCTGGGCCAGCGGCTCCGTGCCCAGGTCGAGGACCGCCTCCGCGACCGCGCCTCCGCCGCCGCCGCGCTCGTCGGCACCGTCGACGGCGACGACCTCGCCGACCGCCTCTCGGCGCAGGGCCTCTCGGTCGTGATCCGCGACGCCGACGGCGGCGCCATCGTCGCCGGTCCCTCCCCCGACGAGCTGCGCGAGGGCCCGCCCGCACTCGGGGACGGCCTGCCGGCGGGACCGGGCAGGGGAGCAGGAGGCGCGGGCTCGGACACGCCGGCCGGCGACGCGACCGCAGGTCCCGCGGCCCCGGGGCAGGAGCCGACGGGCACCTCCTCGGATCCGGCCGCCGCCGCGGAGACCGTCACCGTCACCGCGTCGACCGTCACGGCCGACGACGAGGTGACGACGCTGGTCAGCGAGCTGAGCGACGGGTCGACGATCACGCTGACGGCCGACTCGAGCTCGGTCGGGCAGACGCTGACGCAGCTCCGCTGGGTGATGCTCGGGGCGTCGGGAGTGTTCCTGGTCGTGGCCGCCGCGGGGCTCGTGCTCGTGGTGCGGGCGACCCTGCGGCCGCTCGACCGGATGACCGCCGTCGCACGCTCGATCGCCCACGGCGACCGGGGCCGGCGACTCCGCCCGGCGAACGGGTCGACCGAGATCGGCCGCGTCGCCGGCGCGTTCGACGAGATGCTCGACGGGGTCGAGGGCGCCGAGCGGGCCGCGCTCGAGGCGGAACGGACGGCGTTGCAGGCGGAGCGCACGGCCCTCGAGGCGGAGCAGCGGGTGCGGGCGTTCGTGTCCGACGCGGCGCACGAGCTGCGCACGCCCGTCGCCGGGATGCGCGCCGCCGCCGACACGCTCGTCCGCTCGTCGGCCGACGTCGGGCCCGACGAGCGCGAGCGGCTGGCCGTGCACGTCGTCCGGGAGGCTGCCAGGGCGTCACGGCTGATCGACGACATGCTGCTGATGGCGCGGGTCGACCGCGGGCTCGAGCTCGACGTCGCGCCCGTCGACGTGGAGGCGCTGGTCGCCTCCGTCGTGGAGGGCCAGCGACTACGGCGGCCGGGGCTGGAGCTGCGGGTCGAGGTGCGCGGTGCGGGTGCTGGTGCGGGTGCTGGTGCCGGTGGTGGTGGTGCTCGTGCTGGCGCAGGTTCGGGCGAGGGCCCGCTCGTCGTGCCCGGCGACGCCGGTCGGCTGGCGCAGGTGCTCGGCAACCTCGTCGACAACGCGGCCAGGGCGACGCACGGGACGGGCACGGTCGTGCTGACGGTCGACGGCTCCGCGCCGGAGGGGGTCGCAGTGCTCGTGGCGGACGACGGCCCCGGGGTGCCGGAGGCCGACCGCGAGCGCGTCTTCGACCGACTGGTCCGGCTCGACGAGGCCCGGCAGACGGGCGACGGAGGCGCCGGCCTCGGCCTGCCCATCGCCCGCGGCATCGCGCAGGCGCACGGCGGCGACCTGGTCTGCGAGGCGCTGCCCGTCGGCGCCGGCGGCGTCGGCGCTGCGGGCGCGGTCTTCAGGCTGACGCTCCCCCGCTGA
- a CDS encoding response regulator transcription factor, with protein MISPARVLVIDDDPALLSSVVAALGAEGFAVKGLPDGSELPDALRAFVPDLVVLDWMLPGASGIRLAATVRTSSDAAVVMLTARDELDDRLRGFAEGVDDYVVKPFSVAELLARISAVLRRRGRIPAVIEVADLVVDPEAAVTTRSGVALDLTATEQRLLTFLAESRGRTVSKTQILTQVWGYDDYDPNLVEVHLSSLRKKMEREGPRLIHTVRGLGYRMSA; from the coding sequence GTGATCTCCCCCGCCCGCGTCCTCGTGATCGACGACGACCCTGCCCTGCTCTCGTCCGTCGTCGCCGCCCTCGGCGCCGAGGGCTTCGCCGTGAAGGGCCTGCCCGACGGCTCCGAGCTGCCCGACGCGCTGCGTGCGTTCGTCCCCGACCTCGTCGTCCTCGACTGGATGCTGCCGGGGGCGAGCGGCATCCGCCTGGCGGCGACCGTCCGCACGAGCAGCGACGCGGCCGTGGTCATGCTGACCGCGCGCGACGAGCTGGACGACCGCCTCCGTGGCTTCGCCGAGGGCGTCGACGACTACGTGGTCAAGCCGTTCTCGGTGGCCGAGCTGCTCGCCAGGATCAGCGCCGTGCTGCGTCGGCGCGGGCGGATCCCCGCGGTGATCGAGGTGGCCGACCTGGTCGTCGACCCGGAGGCGGCGGTCACGACCCGCTCCGGGGTCGCGCTCGACCTCACCGCGACCGAGCAGCGCCTGCTGACGTTCCTCGCCGAGAGCAGGGGCCGCACCGTGTCGAAGACGCAGATCCTGACGCAGGTGTGGGGCTACGACGACTACGACCCGAACCTGGTGGAGGTGCACCTCAGCTCGCTCCGCAAGAAGATGGAACGGGAGGGGCCGAGGCTCATCCACACCGTGCGCGGCCTCGGCTACCGGATGAGCGCGTGA